One window of the Gordonia westfalica genome contains the following:
- a CDS encoding GNAT family N-acetyltransferase, translating into MTDLDLATTRRDIADALLTALERRHEVLDAIVDAEDHDEAVTAIVELLGKSQLGAKAILDMKLDQLTKDERRKNQAELDDLNKALTFTLAERPASSGDTLDLRPFDPEADTELFAARTDELGTAGDGSGAPAGDVAAEISAATDRVDAEEAVWLVAVEGDSKVGFVFGELKDGEVDLRIWIHPQFRKSGYGTAALRKSRSEMAAYFPGVPMVVRAPGA; encoded by the coding sequence ATGACTGATCTGGACCTGGCCACCACTCGCCGCGACATCGCCGATGCCCTGCTGACCGCCCTGGAGCGTCGACACGAGGTCCTCGACGCCATCGTCGACGCGGAGGACCACGACGAAGCGGTGACCGCGATCGTGGAGTTGCTCGGCAAGTCGCAGCTGGGCGCCAAGGCCATCCTGGACATGAAGCTCGACCAGCTGACCAAGGACGAGCGCCGCAAGAACCAGGCCGAGCTCGACGACCTGAACAAGGCCCTGACCTTCACACTCGCGGAGCGTCCGGCCAGCAGCGGGGACACCCTCGACCTGCGTCCGTTCGACCCCGAAGCCGATACCGAACTCTTCGCCGCCCGCACCGATGAACTCGGAACCGCCGGCGACGGTTCCGGCGCACCGGCCGGTGACGTCGCCGCCGAGATCAGCGCCGCCACCGACCGCGTCGACGCCGAGGAGGCCGTGTGGCTCGTCGCCGTTGAAGGGGACTCCAAGGTCGGCTTCGTGTTCGGCGAGCTCAAGGACGGCGAGGTGGACCTCCGCATCTGGATTCACCCGCAGTTCCGCAAGTCCGGCTACGGCACCGCCGCACTGCGCAAGTCGCGCTCGGAGATGGCCGCCTACTTCCCCGGGGTGCCGATGGTCGTGCGCGCCCCCGGCGCCTGA